The genomic interval TTCCTCTAGTTTTTTGTCAACTGTCTTGTCATCCCCATGTCCATATGCAGAATTTGCATCTTGTTTAGACACCTCTTCAAGTGTTGGTAAACTGAAAGATTCCCTTTGCAACTCTCCATCATCTCTCTCGCCTAAAAAAATAAAGTCTCTGGCATAAGAATCTCCTACAATATCCTTATATATTTTAGTATCGGACtctgcaaaaagaaaaaaaaaagaattgaatGAGAACTAAAAcagaaaaaagggaaagaaatgcAAGTCAATGTGGAACAAAAAAGGCCATAATACTCGTGTCCTTTTAGACAAGGTAATGCAAGATGTTTAATGCTGGTGTACATCAATGTTGGGTCTGTACTAGTATACCAGAAAGCACGCTATTCGATGCAGCTAGCATCTATGAAAAAGAAAACTACAGGAGGACCAAAGCAGATTAAATAAGTTGGGCAGACTGGTAGATACCTACCTATTTTTTTAGTCTTAATCAAATCATTATCCTATTGTAACAGTTGATTTCACATAAGTTAACCAATGCATTTGCTATCAAAAATGATGGATAAACCCATAGTATCATATTTATCATATCTGAATTTCAAAATGAATCGAACATAAGCAATATGCAGAAAGCTCACTTGTAAAGCCACTATCAGCAACTGCATTGGCATTTAAAGTCTGCAGTTTTTCCGCTGCTAAATCTGATCCTGAGCATTCTTTGCCTTCAACTTGACTTTTATCGTGAAACAGATCATGTTCTAGGACAATAGTATCTGGATGGTCATGTTTCCTTCTGAAATTAAACTGATTCTCTCCACATTCATCCAACCTCTCCGTCTGGTCATCCAAGACCTGATAACGTCCATAGATAGCAAAGCTTGTGCTCCTCACCATTTCAGCAACCTCACCactttcacaatttttggatccATTGCAGCAATTGCAAATTGGGAAAGGACAATTATAGATATTAGCACATCCCTGACAATCGACATCGTCATGCTCATGCCTATGATCATTTGCTAGAACATCAAAAGTATCGTGAGTTTCATTCTCAAACAGATTTTTTTCCTCTCTAGACATGATGAACTTGTCCTCCATATGTAATCGTTCAGAATCATTCTGCACGAAGAAGGGATTATCGTAATATCCTCCAAGCTGGTCATCATACCAATAATTATTGTACTCTCTGGCAGTTCCAAAGTTCGAGTGCCCATCGGTTGACTCCTCATCCGATCTAGACCGAGCTGGTGACCATACTCCGTAAGGATTCAAAAGCTCTGTTCCAAGAAATCCAAGTAGTAGAAAAGTTTAGTGGCGACAAGAGAAAACAGTTTAATAATCTGACACttggaataaaataaataattctcCGGAATGCTCGTGCCAGTTCATTTGCAATTGAGGTTTATacgtaaaataataataaaaaaagtgtttttttttttaaacattcgGCTTTCGGATAGAATCCATCGGCGAAATCAACAGAGCCGAGGTGCGAGGAAACAAGTCAAATTCTCGTCTAAATACCGAAGGTATAGAATGGGCACTGAGATCAACGAAATCCCCGAATcaaaaaccaacctacccgaGGGCGATGAGCCAATGCTGACGAACGCGTCGGAGGAGCTGGAGGAGGCGCTGGGAGGCGAACTCTCGGCGACTCCTGCACCTCCACGGGTCGGAGGAGAAAGCTTCAGAGGAGGTAGATCGAATCCTACGTTAAGGTCAAGGTCGGCTGCCTCGCCAGCGGAGCGGCGCGAAAGCAGGTCGTCGCGGAGAGCAGCGGCGGCCGCGGAGAATCCTCGCGTCCGGAGGAATTCGATCACGTCCTCCACCTCCACCCGCAGCGCCGTCATCCGAGGTCGCCCAGGTCTTCAAGCTTCATCCAATgatcgaagaggaagaagaagaggaagagcggAGGCGGTCGGTA from Zingiber officinale cultivar Zhangliang chromosome 6B, Zo_v1.1, whole genome shotgun sequence carries:
- the LOC121992799 gene encoding cyclin-dependent kinase G-2-like isoform X1; the encoded protein is MTALRVEVEDVIEFLRTRGFSAAAAALRDDLLSRRSAGEAADLDLNVGFDLPPLKLSPPTRGGAGVAESSPPSASSSSSDAFVSIGSSPSELLNPYGVWSPARSRSDEESTDGHSNFGTAREYNNYWYDDQLGGYYDNPFFVQNDSERLHMEDKFIMSREEKNLFENETHDTFDVLANDHRHEHDDVDCQGCANIYNCPFPICNCCNGSKNCESGEVAEMVRSTSFAIYGRYQVLDDQTERLDECGENQFNFRRKHDHPDTIVLEHDLFHDKSQVEGKECSGSDLAAEKLQTLNANAVADSGFTKSDTKIYKDIVGDSYARDFIFLGERDDGELQRESFSLPTLEEVSKQDANSAYGHGDDKTVDKKLEESDAVDGELDGDIGDKLHFHASSDDELEVFNLRIIHRKNRTGFEENKEFPVILKSVIAGRYYITKYLGSAAFSKVVQAHDLHTGMDVSLKIIKNDKDFFDQSLDEIKLLKFVNKHDPSDEHHVLCLYDYFYYQEHLFIVTELLRANLYEFQKYNHESGGEEYYTLPRIQAIARQCLEALEFLHHLRIIHCDLKPENILIKSYRRCEIKVIDLGSSCFETDNFSVYVQSRSYRAPEVILGLPFDQKIDIWSLGCILAELHTGNVLFPNDSVPLILARIMGILGPIDEEMLVLGQETSKYFTESFDLYHLNEEMHQMEYLIPERSSLSQQLQDSDTEFVDFLSYLLQINPSRRPTASEALQHRWLSFSYH